Proteins encoded in a region of the Zea mays cultivar B73 chromosome 2, Zm-B73-REFERENCE-NAM-5.0, whole genome shotgun sequence genome:
- the LOC100382929 gene encoding nicotinate-nucleotide pyrophosphorylase [carboxylating], chloroplastic isoform X1 — protein MPAIPTAPAPCPVRFLLARRHSLHISYPSPCSNHQRLPPRLLRLPARPRAAPMSAEARAPASPVAPPAHPTYDLRAVIALALAEDAGDRGDVSCLATIPSDVEAEATFIAKADGVIAGISLADMIFNQVDPSLKVEWFESDGNFVHKGLQFGRVYGCARSIIVAERVVLNFMQRMSGIATLTKAMSDAARPACILETRKTAPGLRLIDKWAVLIGGGKNHRLGLFDMVMIKDNHISVAGGIANAMRSVDQFLQKEKLTIPVEVETRTIEEVKDLLKYAAENKTSLTRIMLDNMVVPLGNGDLDVSMLKDAVRLINGRFETEASGNVTVDTVKKIGETGVTYISSGALTHSVTALDISLKIDTELALQVGRRTNRA, from the exons ATGCCCGCGATCCCAAcggcccccgccccctgccccgtgcGCTTCCTCCTCGCCCGCCGCCACAGCCTCCACATCTCCTACCCGTCGCCTTGCTCTAACCACCAGCGGCTCCCGCCCCGCCTCCTGCGCCTGCCCGCTCGCCCCCGGGCCGCTCCCATGTCGGCCGAGGCGCGGGCACCCGCGTCTCCGGTGGCGCCGCCGGCGCACCCCACTTACGACCTCAGGGCCGtcatcgcgctcgccctcgcagaGGACGCCGGCGACCGAG GGGATGTATCCTGTTTAGCCACCATACCTTCTGATGTCGAAGCCGAAGCCACATTTATTGCTAAAGCAGATGGTGTCATTGCTGGAATAAGCCTAGCAGATATGATATTTAACCAGGTTGATCCATCTTTGAAG GTCGAATGGTTTGAAAGTGATGGCAATTTTGTCCACAAAGGACTGCAGTTTGGAAGAGTATATG GGTGTGCCCGCAGCATCATCGTTGCTGAAAGGGTTGTGCTAAATTTCATGCAGCGGATGAGTGGCATTGCGACCCTAACAAAG GCTATGTCTGATGCTGCCCGTCCAGCATGCATATTGGAAACAAGGAAAACTGCTCCAGGTTTACGTCTGATTGACAAGTGGGCA GTACTGATTGGTGGCGGAAAGAACCACAGGCTTGGTTTATTTGATATGGTTATGATAAAAGATAATCATATTTCTGTTGCCGGTGGGATTGCAAATGCAATGAGATCTGTTGATCAATTCCTGCAGAAGGAAAAACTCACAATTCCTGTCGAG GTCGAGACAAGGACAATCGAAGAAGTGAAAGATTTGTTGAAGTACGCTGCTGAGAACAAAACTTCATTGACCCGTATAATGTTGGACAATATGGTTGTTCCTCTTGGAAATGGAGATTTAGACGTTTCAATGCTTAAAGATGCAGTTCGGTTGATAAACGGTAGATTTGAGACTGAG GCGTCTGGAAATGTGACAGTTGATACAGTGAAGAAAATCGGAGAAACGGGAGTCACCTATATTTCAAG TGGAGCATTAACGCACTCTGTGACGGCGCTTGACATCTCTCTCAAGATAGACACCGAGCTGGCTCTTCAGGTTGGAAGACGCACAAATCGTGCTTGA
- the LOC100281889 gene encoding PRLI-interacting factor A: MNEQMMRPTAPLPFHQMWAAVPAMEPPVAAFKPARQAWKRAARTPWKRKAQPPAPPASVGGRWGGAAAPRNTTSFLIRAKRAGGVASLVSPCPVTPAVLPTPVLSPAREVLVEMAKEAWGVDGYGSMKGLIRLRADAGDAGGDDSGSGESEVEEHVEVERRLDHDLSRFEMVHLPAAAAASAALGEEDDEARAARLEEENLTLRERLFLMERDMADLRRRLVAVEELCLVDTADELVPSESAAAVACPGARDETYTGDAMVMEK, from the coding sequence ATGAATGAGCAGATGATGCGACCTACGGCGCCGCTGCCGTTCCACCAGATGTGGGCGGCGGTGCCGGCGATGGAGCCTCCGGTGGCCGCGTTCAAGCCGGCGCGGCAGGCGTGGAAGCGGGCGGCGCGGACGCCCTGGAAGCGCAAGGCGCAGCCGCCGGCGCCGCCGGCGTCGGTCGGCGGCAggtggggcggcgcggcggccccgCGCAACACGACGTCGTTCCTCATCCGTGCGAAGCGGGCGGGGGGCGTGGCGTCGCTGGTGTCGCCGTGCCCCGTGACGCCGGCGGTGCTTCCGACCCCCGTGCTGTCGCCGGCGCGGGAGGTGCTGGTGGAGATGGCCAAGGAGGCGTGGGGCGTGGACGGGTACGGGTCCATGAAGGGCCTCATCCGCCTGCGCGCCGACGCCGGGGACGCCGGCGGCGACGACTCGGGCTCCGGCGAGAGCGAGGTGGAGGAGCACGTCGAGGTGGAGCGCCGCCTGGACCACGACCTCAGCCGCTTCGAGATGGTCCACCTCCCGGCCGCGGCCGCGGCCTCGGCCGCCCTGGGCGAGGAGGACGACGAGGCGCGCGCCGCGAGGCTGGAGGAGGAGAACCTGACCCTCCGGGAGCGCCTCTTCCTGATGGAGCGCGACATGGCCGACCTCCGCCGGCGGCTCGTTGCCGTGGAGGAGCTCTGCCTGGTGGACACCGCCGACGAGCTAGTGCCCTCTGAGAGCGCGGCCGCCGTCGCATGCCCCGGTGCCCGCGACGAGACCTACACGGGGGACGCCATGGTCATGGAGAAGTAA
- the LOC100272585 gene encoding Nudix hydrolase 23, chloroplastic-like — protein MLLPFLRSHPLLHHAARLSSPRTRLILRRDLLPLARSRPIRMAAHSGSGSGASSPAPAPPAAVVQKSKIKFCPACGSPTKLAIPDGDEKMRAVCSSCGGVHYENPKMVVGCLVEHDNKVLLCRRKIEPAYGLWTLPAGYLEVGESAAEGASRETLEEACADVEIISPFAQLDIPLIGQSYIIFRARLKTPNFSPGAESLECALFALDDIPFDSLAFSSIVVTLRMYTEDVRSGNIKYHYCIINKRLGASPSDLRSFDIDNHIAV, from the exons ATGCTCCTCCCCTTCCTCAGATCCCACCCGCTCCTCCACCACGCCGCTCGCCTGTCCTCCCCGCGCACTCGCCTGATCCTCCGCCGCGACTTGCTCCCGCTCGCGCGCTCCCGGCCTATCCGCATGGCGGCCCAttccggctccggctccggcgCCAGCTCCCCTGCCCCAGCGCCGCCTGCTGCCGTG GTGCAAAAGTCAAAGATCAAATTTTGCCCTGCTTGTGGAAGTCCAACGAAATTGGCCATACCTGATGGTGATGAGAAGATGAGggctgtttgttcttcttgtggaGGAGTTCACTACGAAAACCCAAAAATG GTTGTTGGTTGCCTTGTGGAGCACGATAATAAGGTTCTCCTTTGCAGAAGAAAGATTGAACCGGCTTATGGTCTTTG GACACTTCCTGCTGGTTATTTAGAGGTGGGGGAGTCTGCTGCTGAAGGAGCCTCTAGAGAAACATTAGAAGAAGCATGTGCAGATGTAGAGATAATCTCACCTTTTGCTCAGTTGGATATTCCACTGATTGGTCAA AGTTACATTATTTTCCGAGCAAGACTGAAGACCCCCAATTTTTCACCTGGAGCAGAGTCGCTGGAATGTGCACTTTTTGCTCTCGATGATATACCATTCGATTCTCTAGCATTTTCTTCAATCGTTGTCACCTTGAGGATG TATACTGAAGATGTGAGGTCTGGAAACATCAAATATCACTATTGCATTATAAACAAAAG ATTAGGAGCCAGCCCGTCAGACCTTCGGAGTTTCGATATTGATAACCATATAGCTGTGTGA